In the genome of Chryseobacterium oryzae, one region contains:
- a CDS encoding AI-2E family transporter, producing the protein MLNKENQISSTKIKQVSLLAIILVLAGLICYNLALFIPSVLGAITIYVVCRKYNFYLQEERKWKPWVSALVLMLASLIIIILPIYFIADLLLEKLGNAQIYMNKFNVFIDKIHSFIYAKTNFDILSKENMNKLKEFAGKYSTSAVSGTFNTLTIIMSMYFILYFMFERPRFFERILASAAPLKRSNVAMIGEKMRKLIMANAIGIPVVALGQGLVAIIGYFIFGAPSPILLFALTAATSMIPIVGAAIIYVPICIFMIAEGNTGAGLGLAAYCLVIVGLTDNVLRFTLLKKLEDIHPLNTVFGIIMGMNLFGFMGLVFGPILVSFTLLLIQVYGNEFSDDEVPELELSDKDKGLEDKIDLIL; encoded by the coding sequence ATGTTAAATAAAGAAAACCAAATTAGCAGTACCAAAATAAAGCAAGTGTCTCTCCTTGCCATCATTTTGGTTTTAGCAGGTCTTATCTGCTATAATCTTGCATTATTTATTCCCTCTGTTTTAGGCGCAATTACTATTTATGTAGTATGCCGGAAATACAATTTTTACCTTCAGGAAGAAAGAAAATGGAAACCTTGGGTATCTGCTTTGGTGCTCATGTTGGCAAGTTTAATTATCATTATTCTGCCCATTTATTTCATCGCAGATCTTTTGCTGGAAAAGCTAGGTAATGCACAGATTTACATGAATAAATTTAATGTTTTTATAGATAAAATACATTCATTTATTTATGCTAAAACCAATTTCGATATTCTGAGTAAAGAGAATATGAACAAACTTAAAGAATTTGCAGGAAAATATTCTACATCGGCTGTTAGCGGTACTTTTAATACGCTTACAATTATAATGTCTATGTATTTCATTCTTTATTTTATGTTTGAAAGACCTAGATTTTTCGAAAGAATTCTTGCTTCGGCAGCTCCTTTAAAAAGATCTAATGTAGCAATGATTGGAGAAAAAATGAGAAAGCTCATTATGGCAAATGCTATCGGAATTCCTGTAGTTGCACTTGGGCAGGGACTTGTTGCAATTATAGGATATTTCATTTTCGGTGCTCCAAGCCCAATTTTATTATTTGCTCTAACTGCTGCAACATCTATGATTCCTATTGTGGGTGCTGCTATAATTTATGTTCCAATTTGTATTTTTATGATTGCGGAAGGTAACACAGGAGCCGGTTTAGGTTTGGCAGCATATTGTTTGGTTATTGTAGGTCTTACCGATAATGTTCTGCGTTTTACATTGCTTAAAAAACTTGAAGATATTCATCCTCTTAATACGGTTTTCGGGATTATTATGGGAATGAATTTATTTGGATTTATGGGATTGGTTTTTGGACCGATTCTGGTGTCTTTTACTCTTTTGCTTATTCAGGTGTACGGGAATGAATTTTCTGATGATGAGGTTCCTGAGCTTGAACTTTCCGATAAAGATAAAGGTTTGGAAGATAAAATAGATTTAATACTGTAA
- a CDS encoding beta-carotene 15,15'-monooxygenase translates to MSHFNEFDEQGSVPAKDAGSIISHAFEMYKGVFLYVFLYMVIYIVGDSIIQSLTGFTVWDFDYEDFKNASGYDMWKGPNSRVYYSFSGLWSILLAPLSVGLIYITNKFNTKISIQFSDLFIGYRQNLVNILLYALITFVIFTVSLALCGIPFLFVYPLFLIGYPILFFENSNATEALGKTYNIAKENYGVFLLTALLGGIISLSGFILCCVGIIFSLPFINIVMYSTYCAFLGKPRQIIPR, encoded by the coding sequence ATGTCACATTTTAACGAATTCGATGAGCAAGGCTCTGTTCCGGCAAAAGATGCTGGTTCTATTATTTCTCATGCTTTTGAAATGTACAAAGGTGTTTTTCTGTATGTTTTTCTCTATATGGTTATTTATATAGTAGGAGACAGCATAATTCAATCTTTAACAGGTTTTACAGTTTGGGATTTCGATTATGAAGATTTCAAAAACGCTTCTGGCTACGATATGTGGAAAGGTCCCAACTCAAGAGTTTATTATTCGTTTTCAGGGTTATGGAGTATTTTGTTGGCACCACTTTCTGTGGGATTAATTTACATTACGAATAAATTCAATACCAAAATTTCGATTCAGTTTTCAGATCTTTTCATTGGTTATCGTCAGAATTTAGTTAATATTTTATTGTATGCTTTAATTACTTTTGTCATTTTTACGGTTTCATTAGCGTTGTGCGGAATTCCTTTTCTGTTTGTGTATCCGTTGTTTTTAATTGGCTATCCTATTTTGTTTTTCGAAAACTCTAATGCCACAGAAGCACTTGGTAAAACCTACAATATTGCGAAAGAAAATTATGGAGTTTTTTTGCTGACTGCTCTTTTAGGTGGAATAATTAGCTTGTCGGGATTTATTTTGTGCTGTGTTGGTATAATTTTTAGTTTACCATTCATTAATATTGTAATGTACTCTACGTACTGTGCATTTTTAGGAAAACCAAGACAAATAATCCCTCGTTAG
- a CDS encoding aminotransferase class IV, with protein MSQFIESIKIEDQEIFLLELHQKRVNQTFAHFGKEGSIDLEKIFKNLNHDEDGLYKLKITYDLDKRFRTMMIPYAIPEIHDFQLVENNSYDYSFKFEDRKELEKMKMMAKAEEIIIVKNNHITDTSFSNLLFLKGKEWFTPSTYLLNGVQRQNLLKKKKIKEMEITLQNIKEFSHFQLINALNDFDDTFIYPIHKINNLPGSNDYLDY; from the coding sequence ATGTCCCAATTCATTGAAAGTATTAAGATAGAAGATCAGGAAATTTTCCTGTTAGAACTTCACCAAAAACGTGTAAACCAAACCTTTGCCCATTTTGGTAAGGAAGGTTCTATTGATTTAGAAAAAATCTTTAAAAACCTGAATCATGATGAAGACGGTCTGTATAAATTGAAGATCACTTATGATTTAGACAAACGCTTCCGAACCATGATGATTCCTTATGCCATTCCGGAGATTCATGATTTTCAATTGGTTGAAAACAACAGTTACGATTATTCTTTCAAATTTGAGGACAGAAAAGAACTCGAAAAAATGAAGATGATGGCAAAAGCCGAGGAAATCATTATTGTAAAGAACAACCATATCACAGATACTTCATTTTCTAATCTTCTCTTTCTGAAAGGAAAAGAGTGGTTTACCCCTTCAACTTATCTTCTTAACGGCGTGCAAAGACAGAACCTTCTTAAAAAGAAAAAAATAAAGGAAATGGAAATTACTTTACAAAACATTAAGGAGTTTTCTCATTTCCAGCTTATTAACGCCCTGAATGATTTTGATGATACTTTTATTTATCCCATACACAAAATAAACAATCTTCCGGGCAGTAATGATTATTTAGATTATTAA
- a CDS encoding PQQ-dependent sugar dehydrogenase — translation MKKVFLPLIFASATTLVSCQGKGKPNEPSSREEKPNTNYKPAFAGQTRITQIKTTTPYQVEIINRSLGRPWGIINLPDGRFLITEKTGFMNVISADGKNITKIEGFPKVDSKGQGGMLDVALDPDFKTNNTLFFSFSEPYGDGNLTSVAKGKLSADLKNISEVKVIFRATPSYDGDKHYGSRLVFDKDGNLFVSTGERSDKQTRVYAQKTDNYLGKILKITKDGKPAPGNPFIGKSAYKPEIYAFGIRNPQGLALDEKGQLWDIEMGPRGGDEINLIKPGKNYGWGDVTYGIEYNGDKINNGTTQKAGTEQPVYYWDPVVSPSGVAFYTGNIAEWKNNLFIGCLSGEHINRIVLKDNKVVGEERLLLDQKERFRDVLNGNDGNLYAITDSGKLYRISKK, via the coding sequence ATGAAAAAAGTATTCTTACCACTTATATTCGCTTCAGCAACCACTTTGGTTTCTTGTCAGGGAAAAGGAAAACCCAATGAACCTTCTTCAAGAGAAGAAAAACCCAATACCAATTACAAACCGGCTTTTGCAGGACAAACCCGAATTACACAAATAAAAACAACTACTCCGTATCAGGTTGAAATTATAAATCGTTCATTAGGAAGACCTTGGGGAATTATTAATCTTCCCGACGGGAGATTTTTAATTACAGAAAAAACAGGTTTTATGAATGTTATTTCAGCGGATGGCAAAAATATAACCAAAATTGAAGGTTTCCCGAAAGTAGATTCAAAAGGACAGGGAGGAATGCTGGATGTTGCTCTCGATCCTGATTTTAAAACCAATAACACTCTATTTTTCAGTTTTTCTGAGCCTTATGGTGATGGAAATTTAACTTCTGTTGCCAAAGGAAAACTGTCTGCGGATTTGAAAAATATTTCTGAGGTAAAAGTGATTTTCCGAGCAACTCCTTCTTATGATGGCGATAAACACTACGGAAGCCGTTTAGTTTTCGATAAAGATGGAAATCTTTTTGTAAGCACAGGCGAAAGATCTGATAAGCAAACCAGAGTTTATGCTCAGAAAACCGATAATTATTTAGGGAAAATTTTAAAAATCACCAAAGACGGAAAACCTGCTCCCGGAAATCCTTTTATTGGAAAATCTGCTTATAAACCTGAAATTTATGCTTTCGGAATCAGAAATCCGCAAGGTTTGGCACTTGATGAAAAAGGACAGCTCTGGGATATCGAAATGGGACCGAGAGGCGGCGATGAAATCAATCTCATTAAACCCGGAAAAAATTATGGCTGGGGCGATGTAACCTATGGAATTGAATATAACGGTGATAAAATCAATAACGGCACAACACAAAAAGCTGGAACTGAACAGCCCGTTTATTACTGGGATCCTGTAGTGTCACCAAGCGGAGTTGCGTTCTACACCGGAAATATTGCTGAGTGGAAAAACAATTTATTTATTGGCTGCCTTAGTGGAGAACATATCAACAGAATAGTGTTGAAAGATAATAAAGTAGTGGGTGAAGAACGTCTTCTTTTGGATCAAAAAGAAAGATTTCGTGATGTTTTGAATGGAAATGATGGAAATTTGTATGCAATAACAGATAGTGGAAAACTGTACAGGATTTCTAAGAAGTGA
- a CDS encoding aminodeoxychorismate synthase component I, producing the protein MFSANTQKFLEMDELSLQKVPFFFIIDFSGNHVEIYQENEITEKGLLIDFQTFSNINCAEDLDKVPFLKSYPETLEDFQKGFDYVQENIHLGNSYLTNYTRKTKIETNLSLEEIFYHSRAKYKVLYPDFFVFFSPETFVKIIDGKISTYPMKGTIDASIENAAEVLKNDQKEKAEHYTVVDLLRNDLSIVADDVMVDKFQYIDFLKTHQKNLFAMSSEISGKIKPEFVGKVGSIMQQILPAGSILGAPKPKTRDIILQTEGFERGFYTGICGWFDGENLDSCVMIRFIEKDNNTLYFKSGGGITHMSKLEDEYQEMKNKIYVPIH; encoded by the coding sequence ATGTTTTCGGCAAATACTCAAAAATTTTTGGAAATGGATGAACTTTCTCTTCAGAAAGTTCCTTTTTTCTTCATCATTGACTTTTCTGGAAATCATGTGGAAATTTATCAGGAAAACGAAATCACAGAAAAAGGTTTACTGATTGATTTTCAGACATTTTCTAACATCAATTGCGCAGAAGATTTAGATAAAGTTCCTTTTTTAAAATCTTATCCGGAAACATTGGAAGATTTTCAAAAAGGATTTGATTATGTACAGGAGAACATCCATTTAGGCAATTCTTATCTTACCAATTACACCAGAAAAACAAAAATTGAAACCAATCTGAGTCTGGAAGAAATTTTTTACCATTCCAGAGCAAAATATAAAGTTCTTTATCCGGATTTTTTTGTATTTTTTTCTCCTGAAACTTTTGTAAAGATTATCGACGGTAAAATTTCTACCTATCCGATGAAAGGAACTATTGATGCTTCCATAGAAAATGCAGCTGAAGTCCTGAAAAATGATCAAAAAGAAAAAGCTGAACATTACACGGTTGTAGATCTTCTGAGAAATGATTTAAGTATTGTGGCAGACGATGTTATGGTAGACAAATTTCAGTATATTGATTTTCTGAAAACCCATCAAAAAAATCTTTTTGCGATGAGTTCTGAAATTTCAGGAAAAATAAAGCCGGAATTTGTAGGGAAAGTAGGTTCTATCATGCAGCAAATTTTACCTGCAGGTTCTATTCTGGGAGCGCCAAAACCCAAAACGAGGGATATTATTCTTCAGACAGAAGGCTTTGAAAGAGGTTTTTATACGGGCATTTGCGGTTGGTTTGATGGCGAAAATCTCGACAGCTGTGTGATGATAAGATTTATAGAAAAAGACAACAATACACTTTATTTTAAAAGTGGCGGTGGAATTACCCACATGAGCAAATTAGAAGACGAGTATCAGGAAATGAAAAATAAGATTTATGTCCCAATTCATTGA
- the uvrB gene encoding excinuclease ABC subunit UvrB — MKFNLQSEYKPTGDQPSAIEKLTKGVEIGEKYQTLLGVTGSGKTFTVANVVNNVQKPTLVLAHNKTLAAQLFMEFKEFFPENAVEYFVSYYDYYQPEAYIASSGTYIEKDLSINEEVEKLRLSATASLLSGRRDVLIVASVSCIYGIGNPTEFHKSLISLEIGEKTTRTSLLHSLVNALYSRTLGDFQRGTFRVKGDVVDVFPAYADNGVRIQFFGDEIEKIQSFDPVSGNVTSSFEQIQIYPANLFVTSKDTLNGAIRSIQDDLVKQVDFFSEIEKPLEAKRLQERTELDLEMIKELGYCSGIENYSRYLDGRLPGSRPFCLLDYFPKDFLMVIDESHVTVPQVHAMYGGDRSRKEALVEYGFRLPAAMDNRPLKFEEFEAIQNQVIYVSATPADYELEKTGGEYIEQIIRPTGLLDPIIEIRPTINQIDDLMEEIRKRAEIDERVLVTTLTKKMAEELTKYFTKFGIRTRYIHSDVETLERIQIMQDLRLGLFDVLIGVNLLREGLDLPEVSLVAILDADKEGMLRSRRSMIQTVGRAARNVNGRAIMYADKITKSMQNTLDETEYRRAKQMAYNEEHGKVPTALNKKISENLVGRSKDFPDEKYTQKEIVQKVAETKANYSSEDVEKIILQKQKEMEAAAKNLDFIKAAKLRDEIAALKG; from the coding sequence ATGAAATTTAATCTGCAATCTGAATACAAACCAACCGGAGATCAGCCATCTGCTATCGAAAAGCTAACAAAAGGGGTAGAAATTGGTGAGAAATACCAAACCCTTTTAGGAGTTACCGGATCGGGAAAAACCTTTACCGTTGCCAATGTGGTGAATAATGTACAGAAACCTACTTTGGTTCTCGCTCATAATAAAACTTTGGCAGCTCAGCTATTTATGGAGTTTAAAGAATTCTTTCCCGAGAACGCTGTGGAGTATTTTGTAAGTTACTACGATTATTATCAGCCCGAAGCTTACATTGCAAGTTCTGGAACTTATATAGAAAAAGATTTAAGCATCAACGAAGAAGTCGAAAAGCTAAGACTTTCGGCAACTGCCAGTTTGCTTTCAGGGAGAAGAGATGTTTTAATTGTGGCTTCGGTTTCATGTATTTACGGGATTGGGAATCCTACAGAATTTCATAAGTCTCTTATTTCGCTTGAAATAGGAGAGAAAACAACAAGAACTTCGTTGCTTCATTCGTTGGTGAATGCATTGTATTCCCGAACGTTGGGCGATTTTCAGAGAGGAACCTTCAGAGTGAAGGGAGATGTTGTAGATGTTTTTCCGGCGTATGCAGATAATGGAGTTAGAATTCAGTTTTTTGGAGATGAAATAGAGAAAATTCAAAGCTTTGACCCTGTTTCCGGGAATGTAACTTCCAGCTTTGAGCAAATTCAGATATATCCGGCAAATCTCTTTGTGACCTCAAAAGATACTTTGAATGGTGCTATAAGAAGCATTCAGGATGATTTGGTAAAACAGGTTGATTTTTTCTCTGAGATTGAAAAACCTTTGGAAGCGAAAAGACTTCAGGAGCGTACCGAACTCGATCTTGAAATGATTAAAGAATTAGGTTACTGCTCCGGAATTGAAAATTATTCGCGTTATCTGGATGGCAGACTTCCCGGATCGCGACCATTTTGCCTTTTAGATTACTTCCCAAAAGATTTTCTGATGGTGATTGATGAAAGCCACGTTACCGTTCCGCAGGTTCACGCCATGTACGGAGGCGACAGAAGCCGTAAAGAAGCGTTGGTGGAATACGGTTTCCGACTTCCCGCTGCGATGGATAACCGCCCATTGAAGTTTGAAGAATTTGAAGCCATTCAGAATCAGGTAATTTATGTTTCTGCAACTCCCGCAGACTATGAATTAGAAAAAACAGGCGGAGAATATATTGAGCAGATTATCCGCCCTACCGGACTTTTAGATCCGATTATAGAAATTCGTCCAACCATCAATCAGATTGATGATTTAATGGAGGAAATCCGAAAACGTGCCGAGATAGACGAACGTGTTTTGGTAACAACCCTAACGAAAAAAATGGCGGAAGAACTTACCAAGTATTTCACAAAATTCGGAATCCGAACAAGATATATTCATTCTGATGTGGAAACTTTAGAGCGTATTCAGATTATGCAGGATCTTCGATTAGGTTTGTTTGATGTTTTAATTGGTGTAAATTTATTGAGAGAAGGTTTAGATTTGCCCGAAGTTTCTTTAGTGGCTATTTTGGATGCCGATAAAGAAGGAATGCTTAGAAGCCGAAGATCTATGATCCAAACAGTGGGGCGTGCCGCAAGAAATGTAAACGGTAGAGCAATTATGTATGCCGACAAAATTACTAAGTCTATGCAGAATACTTTGGATGAAACCGAGTATCGCCGTGCAAAACAAATGGCTTACAATGAAGAGCATGGTAAAGTTCCTACCGCTTTAAATAAAAAAATCTCCGAAAATCTTGTCGGAAGAAGCAAAGATTTCCCGGACGAAAAATATACCCAAAAAGAAATTGTACAGAAAGTTGCCGAAACAAAAGCCAATTACTCTTCTGAAGATGTAGAGAAAATAATTCTGCAGAAACAGAAAGAAATGGAAGCGGCTGCAAAAAATTTAGACTTCATAAAAGCGGCTAAATTAAGAGATGAAATTGCAGCTTTAAAAGGATAG
- a CDS encoding M56 family metallopeptidase has translation METILLKIILCSGVFLGLYYLFLAKEKTLVFNRFYLLFSLLFSVAIPFLSIKKETTEVPNSVLVFQQQMPEHNITKIPAEQGGFNYSYIIGSVYSVIMLVLVLKLFLSIIKIKKLRGRKIIYKNRETVLLYQDLAPFSFWNTIYLSEKYFRNNEIENNIFLHEEIHIQQKHSLDVIVSEFVKAILWFNPFVYLYHKAIVNNHEFIADEEVLHKNNNVKQYQELILSEILKQQNLSLIHQFNFNNTKKRFIMMTKKNSKFSNAKKMMMIPFFVISGYAFSEKVYNVTIDNKASEIKFSKKATVNNNIEEKATTNVEALPKSAKQDTIPVKRNIEAKNNLSNSENKNVQDVAYGEAADLTPAEYPGGSAKLRNLISGYFNISEIKEDVGILKTVIYFTVDDQGKVNNYNVKGENASFNNEALRVAKLACENVTWKPALLNGKPVGFQYKMPITIAFAEEKKQK, from the coding sequence ATGGAAACCATTCTATTAAAAATAATTCTTTGTTCAGGAGTTTTCTTAGGTTTATATTATTTATTTCTGGCAAAAGAAAAGACATTGGTATTCAATCGTTTTTATCTGTTGTTTTCTCTTTTGTTTTCTGTTGCGATACCATTTTTAAGCATTAAAAAAGAAACAACAGAAGTACCCAATTCTGTCTTGGTATTTCAACAGCAAATGCCTGAACACAATATAACGAAAATTCCAGCGGAACAGGGTGGTTTTAATTATTCTTATATAATTGGGTCTGTTTATTCTGTTATTATGCTGGTTTTAGTGCTGAAATTATTTTTATCCATCATTAAAATAAAAAAACTCAGAGGCAGGAAAATAATATATAAAAACAGAGAAACAGTGCTTCTCTATCAAGATCTTGCACCATTCAGTTTTTGGAACACCATTTATCTGTCCGAAAAGTATTTCAGGAACAACGAGATCGAAAACAATATTTTTCTTCATGAAGAAATTCATATCCAGCAAAAACATTCTCTAGATGTGATTGTTTCTGAATTTGTGAAAGCCATTCTATGGTTCAATCCATTTGTTTATCTGTATCATAAAGCGATTGTAAATAACCATGAATTTATTGCAGATGAAGAAGTTTTGCATAAGAACAATAATGTTAAGCAATATCAGGAACTTATTCTCAGTGAAATTTTAAAACAACAAAATCTATCATTAATACACCAATTCAATTTTAATAACACTAAAAAAAGATTTATTATGATGACAAAAAAGAATTCTAAATTTTCCAACGCTAAGAAAATGATGATGATACCGTTTTTCGTAATTTCTGGATATGCTTTTTCTGAAAAAGTTTATAATGTGACTATAGACAACAAGGCTTCAGAAATAAAATTTTCAAAAAAAGCAACGGTTAATAACAATATTGAGGAGAAGGCAACCACCAATGTTGAAGCACTTCCAAAATCAGCTAAGCAAGATACCATTCCTGTAAAAAGAAATATTGAAGCCAAAAACAATTTGTCTAATTCTGAAAATAAGAATGTACAAGATGTTGCCTATGGAGAAGCCGCTGATCTTACACCAGCAGAATATCCCGGAGGAAGCGCTAAATTGAGAAATCTTATTAGTGGCTATTTTAACATTTCGGAAATAAAAGAAGATGTAGGAATTTTAAAAACAGTTATCTATTTTACTGTTGATGATCAGGGAAAAGTAAACAATTATAATGTAAAAGGAGAAAATGCCTCTTTTAATAATGAAGCTTTAAGAGTTGCGAAACTGGCTTGTGAAAACGTCACATGGAAACCAGCATTATTAAACGGAAAACCCGTTGGCTTTCAATATAAAATGCCAATTACTATAGCTTTTGCAGAAGAAAAGAAACAAAAATAA
- a CDS encoding response regulator transcription factor: MEKFNSFFSNKNTISDISAQDVSQTENYLEVAKAFAKLTYQSIYIIDYEKRGFEYVSDNPLFLCGLTPKDVELLGYDFYFKYVGEKDLNLLLKINQIGFDFFDNLPLEQRKNYTISYDFSIINDKKNSILINHKLTPLFLNEEGKIWKAMCIVSLSPNHSSGNIIISDTHSENIFEFNLETDSWERKQKVKLSDRETEILSLYAGGLTINEIAEKIFISSDTVKFHRRKLFEKMGVDNITEALSYATHNKLI; encoded by the coding sequence ATGGAAAAGTTCAACAGCTTTTTTTCAAATAAAAATACGATCAGTGATATTTCTGCTCAAGATGTTTCTCAAACAGAAAACTATCTTGAAGTGGCAAAAGCCTTTGCTAAGCTTACTTATCAAAGTATATACATCATTGATTATGAAAAAAGAGGTTTCGAATATGTTTCAGATAACCCTTTGTTTTTATGCGGATTAACACCTAAAGATGTTGAACTGCTGGGTTATGATTTTTATTTTAAATATGTCGGAGAAAAAGATTTAAACTTACTTTTGAAAATCAACCAAATAGGCTTCGATTTTTTTGATAATCTTCCTCTTGAACAAAGAAAGAATTATACAATTTCTTACGATTTCTCTATTATTAACGACAAAAAGAACTCAATACTCATCAATCATAAGCTTACTCCTCTTTTTCTAAATGAAGAAGGTAAAATTTGGAAGGCAATGTGTATTGTTTCTCTCAGTCCTAATCATTCATCCGGAAATATTATTATTTCGGATACCCATTCGGAAAATATATTTGAATTTAATCTTGAAACTGATTCTTGGGAGCGTAAACAAAAAGTAAAATTATCCGACAGAGAAACCGAAATTTTAAGTCTGTATGCCGGAGGATTAACGATTAATGAAATTGCGGAGAAAATATTTATCTCTTCAGATACGGTAAAGTTCCACAGAAGAAAATTGTTTGAAAAAATGGGCGTAGACAACATTACTGAAGCTTTGTCTTACGCAACGCATAATAAGCTTATTTAA
- a CDS encoding tryptophanase, with protein sequence MELPYAEPFRIKMVEEIRQSTREEREQWLKDAKFNLFNLKSSQVFIDLLTDSGTGAMSDRQWGALMTGDESYAGSRSFEQLHNTVQNITGFKYLLPTHQGRAAENVLFSVLVKDGDVIPGNSHFDTTKGHIEIRKAHAIDCTIDEAFDINDLHPFKGNINLEKLEEVYKSHPKEQIPFCLITITCNSSGGQPVSLENMKAVKELSDSYGIPVFFDSARFAENAYFIKKREMGQENRSIKEICKEMFSYGEGMTMSSKKDGLVNIGGFIALNNEDVFRKASNFTIIYEGFITYGGMAGRDMAALAVGLDEATEFAYLESRISQVEYLGNKLIEYGIPVQKPIGGHAVFVDSLNFLPNVPREEYPAQTLGLEIYKEAGIRTVEIGTLLADRDPETRENRYPKLELVRLAIPRRTYTNNHMDYIAAAVKNVYERRDEISKGYNITWEPEILRHFTVHLEEA encoded by the coding sequence ATGGAATTACCATATGCAGAGCCTTTTCGTATTAAAATGGTGGAAGAAATCCGCCAGTCTACAAGAGAAGAAAGAGAACAATGGCTGAAAGATGCCAAATTCAATTTATTTAATCTAAAATCTTCCCAGGTTTTTATTGATCTTCTAACCGATTCGGGTACAGGAGCAATGTCTGACAGACAATGGGGAGCATTAATGACAGGAGACGAAAGCTATGCCGGTTCGCGCTCATTCGAACAGCTGCACAATACCGTGCAAAATATTACAGGTTTTAAATATTTATTGCCAACACACCAGGGAAGAGCCGCTGAAAATGTTCTGTTTTCGGTTTTGGTAAAAGATGGAGATGTGATCCCGGGAAATTCTCATTTCGATACTACGAAAGGGCATATCGAAATCAGAAAAGCTCATGCAATCGACTGTACGATTGATGAAGCTTTCGACATTAATGATTTACATCCTTTTAAAGGAAATATTAACCTCGAAAAACTGGAGGAAGTTTACAAATCTCATCCCAAAGAGCAAATTCCGTTCTGCTTAATTACTATTACCTGCAATTCTTCAGGAGGACAGCCTGTTTCTCTTGAAAATATGAAAGCTGTGAAAGAACTTTCCGACAGTTATGGGATCCCCGTGTTTTTTGATTCTGCCAGATTTGCAGAAAATGCATATTTCATCAAGAAAAGAGAAATGGGCCAGGAAAACAGAAGCATTAAAGAAATCTGCAAAGAAATGTTTTCTTACGGAGAGGGAATGACGATGAGTTCCAAGAAAGACGGGTTGGTAAATATCGGAGGATTTATTGCTTTAAATAACGAAGATGTTTTCAGAAAAGCGTCCAACTTTACGATTATTTATGAAGGATTCATCACGTATGGCGGTATGGCAGGAAGAGATATGGCTGCTTTGGCAGTTGGGCTGGATGAAGCCACAGAATTTGCGTATCTGGAAAGCAGAATTTCTCAGGTGGAATATCTTGGGAATAAGTTAATTGAATACGGAATTCCTGTTCAGAAACCAATTGGCGGTCATGCTGTATTTGTTGATTCTTTAAATTTTCTTCCGAATGTTCCCCGTGAAGAATATCCTGCACAGACTTTAGGTCTTGAAATTTATAAAGAAGCAGGAATCAGAACTGTGGAAATAGGAACTTTATTGGCAGACCGTGATCCTGAAACCAGAGAAAACCGTTATCCAAAATTAGAATTGGTTCGTCTGGCAATTCCGAGAAGAACATACACCAATAACCACATGGATTATATTGCTGCAGCAGTAAAAAATGTATACGAAAGAAGAGATGAAATTTCTAAAGGTTATAACATTACTTGGGAACCTGAAATTTTAAGACATTTTACCGTTCATTTGGAGGAGGCTTAA
- a CDS encoding BlaI/MecI/CopY family transcriptional regulator, with protein sequence MKEIKLTDSEKTLMEILWAKEKAFMKDILDAYDEPKPATTTVATLLKRMQNKDLVGFKVYGNSREYFPKVAKTEYFKEEMTSMIDRFFNSSVTQFASFFTSNSKLTQKQLKELRDIIDKEIK encoded by the coding sequence ATGAAAGAAATAAAACTTACCGATTCCGAAAAAACTTTGATGGAAATTTTATGGGCAAAAGAAAAAGCTTTCATGAAGGATATTTTGGATGCTTATGATGAACCAAAGCCGGCCACTACAACAGTAGCAACCTTGCTTAAAAGAATGCAGAATAAGGATTTGGTGGGATTTAAAGTTTATGGGAATTCCCGTGAATATTTCCCGAAAGTAGCAAAAACCGAATACTTTAAAGAAGAAATGACTTCTATGATTGACCGTTTTTTCAACAGTTCTGTAACACAATTTGCTTCGTTTTTTACATCAAATTCTAAATTGACGCAGAAACAACTGAAAGAACTCCGTGATATTATCGATAAGGAAATAAAATAG